One stretch of Paramormyrops kingsleyae isolate MSU_618 chromosome 4, PKINGS_0.4, whole genome shotgun sequence DNA includes these proteins:
- the LOC111854580 gene encoding uncharacterized protein produces the protein MESQDYAVRFVDQHRAELIERVRAVDTIGRGLLQHKKMHNRWTLLLLNDTSQNTMKNIYNDLDLGGAPAKQAFYKLLKEHEPQLLQELETENVSGEIQGHREEQQHLKEEREKERQELEAWRADRETEEMELHQMRCELQREREEVEKMRDMIKKEKESMNRKNKTQSKSVEAQKSPFRKCQSMDAINNLGVKDQIKQEKESRSLLRKCQSLDRNFKFASAPELRLVLLGRSTAEKSLIANGILGREVFVSGTPSPTKVQMSSQMKHRTVAGTRVVVVVNTPDWFSSTVSQFQLWQDVKHCMELSAPGPHAFLLVTEMHEYGEVQATILEKMREILGDDCFPHTIVLLTHASELTESITGGFVHTGSPDLQRIITRCGNRYHILNTSNRPEGHQIPRLLETIEKMVEENQWSFYSSEMHMEVMSQIQEVEQKLQRERAERKLREELEAKEKFEKELQETLREKEVVIQVQKEKITVLEERIVELEEELKEERDEEKKKELEEKLNKEVEMRNVTEKEVKRLKEEAEKEKSEREEKHRQEIEEIRDEEKAQAEAERHVMKILLSELSSRLQSTLKTKTHNEYERQTEEKNHEIAAIKEACSREIERVQRLKNEEMQKLQTEMNREIERVQRPKNEEMQKLQTEMNRERERVQRLKNQEMQKLQTEMNREIESVQRLKNEEMQKLQTEMNREIERVQRLKNEEMQKLQTEMNSETERVQRLKNEEMQKLQTEMNSETERVQRLKNEEMQKLQTEMNREIERVQRLKNEGMQKLQTEMNSEIERVQRLKNEEMQNLQTEMNSEIERVQRLKNEEMQKLQTEMNREIERVQRLKNEEMQKLQTEMNREIERVQRLKNAMMGEMERKVARMKLMKLKLQSSTQGSPTFFKSKPGPSFSKVIH, from the exons ATGGAGTCCCAAGATTACG CTGTTCGCTTTGTGGACCAGCACCGGGCTGAGCTCATCGAGAGGGTGAGGGCGGTGGACACCATCGGGAGGGGTCTGCTCCAACACAAGAAGATGCATAACAGGTGGACTTTGCTGCTGCTGAATGATACCAGTCAGAACACCATGAAGAACATCTACAACGACCTGGACCTCGGAGGAGCACCTGCGAAACAGGCCTTTTACAAACTTCTGAAGGAACACGAGCCTCAGCTCCTTCAGGAACTGG AGACGGAAAATGTCAGTGGAGagattcagggtcacagggaagAACAACAGCATCTAAAGGAAgaaagagagaaggagagacaggagCTGGAAGCGTGGAGAGCGGACAGAGAAACAGAGGAGATGGAGCTTCACCAAATGAGATGTGAACtccagagagagagggaggaggtgGAGAAAATGAGGGACATGATCAAGAAAGAGAAGGAGTCCATGAACCGGAAGAATAAAACACAGAGTAAAAGTGTGGAAGCACAGAAAAGCCCATTCAGAAAATGTCAGAGTATGGATGCTATTAATAACTTAG GGGTTAAGGATCAGATAAAGCAGGAGAAGGAGTCCAGGAGCTTATTAAGAAAATGTCAAAGTCTGGACCGCAATTTTAAATTTG CCAGTGCCCCTGAGCTCCGGCTGGTGCTTCTGGGGAGAAGTACAGCTGAGAAAAGCTTAATAGCAAATGGCATCCTGGGCAGAGAGGTGTTTGTGTCTGGGACGCCCTCACCGACAAAGGTCCAGATGAGCAGCCAGATGAAACACAGGACCGTTGCCGGGACacgggtggtggtggtggtgaatACTCCAGACTGGTTTAGCTCTACGGTGTCCCAGTTTCAGCTGTGGCAGGACGTCAAACACTGCATGGAATTGTCAGCTCCAGGACCCCATGCTTTTCTCTTGGTCACAGAGATGCACGAGTATGGAGAGGTGCAGGCAACAATATTAGAGAAGATGAGGGAGATACTTGGAGATGACTGCTTTCCACACACCATCGTCCTTCTGACTCATGCCAGTGAACTGACAGAGAGCATCACTGGAGGCTTTGTGCATACTGGCAGCCCAGACCTCCAGAGAATAATTACCAGATGTGGTAACAGGTATCATATCCTCAACACTAGTAACAGGCCTGAAGGCCATCAGATCCCCAGGTTGCTGGAGACCATAGAGAAGATGGTTGAAGAAAACCAATGGAGCTTCTACAGCAGTGAAATGCATATGGAGGTGATGTCTCAGATTCAAGAGGTGGAACAAAAGCTCCAGAGGGAAAGAGCCGAGAGGAAACTGAGAGAAGAACTGGAAGCGAAGGAGAAGTTTGAGAAGGAGCTGCAAGAGACTCTGAGGGAGAAGGAGGTCGTGATTCAGGTACAGAAAGAAAAGATTACAGTCCTGGAGGAGAGGATAGTTGAATTGGAGGAAGAGCTGAAGGAAGAGAGGgatgaagaaaagaaaaaagaacttGAAGAAAAACTGAACAAAGAGGTGGAAATGAGGAATGTTACGGAAAAAGAGGTTAAAAGACTCAAGGAGGAAGCtgagaaagaaaaaagtgaGCGGGAGGAGAAACACAGACAAGAGATTGAAGAGATCAGGGACGAGGAGAAGGCTCAGGCTGAAGCAGAAAGACACGTGATGAAAATACTGCTGTCTGAACTGTCTAGCAGACTACAGTCCACATTAAAAACCAAGACACACAATGAATATGAGAGGCAGACTGAGGAAAAGAACCATGAAATAGCTGCTATAAAGGAAGCGTGCagcagagagatagagagagtgCAGAGGCTGAAGAATGAAGAGATGCAGAAGTTACAGACAGAGATGaacagagagatagagagagtaCAGAGGCCGAAGAATGAGGAGATGCAGAAGTTACAGACAGAGatgaacagagagagagagagagtgcagaGGCTGAAGAATCAGGAGATGCAGAAGTTACAGACAGAGATGAACAGAGAGATAGAGAGCGTACAGAGGCTGAAGAATGAGGAGATGCAGAAGTTACAGACAGAGATGaacagagagatagagagagtaCAGAGGCTGAAGAATGAGGAGATGCAGAAGTTACAGACAGAGATGAacagtgagacagagagagtaCAGAGGCTGAAGAATGAGGAGATGCAGAAGTTACAGACAGAGATGAacagtgagacagagagagtaCAGAGGCTGAAGAATGAGGAGATGCAGAAGTTACAGACAGAGATGaacagagagatagagagagtaCAGAGGCTGAAGAATGAGGGGATGCAGAAGTTACAGACAGAGATGAACAGTGAGATAGAGAGAGTACAGAGGCTGAAGAATGAGGAGATGCAGAACTTACAGACAGAGATGAACAGTGAGATAGAGAGAGTACAGAGGCTGAAGAATGAGGAGATGCAGAAGTTACAGACAGAGATGaacagagagatagagagagtaCAGAGGCTGAAGAATGAGGAGATGCAGAAGTTACAGACAGAGATGaacagagagatagagagagtaCAGAGGCTGAAGAATGCGATGATGGGGGAGATGGAGAGGAAGGTTGCGAGAATGAAACTAATGAAACTAAAACTGCAGAGCAGCACACAGGGATCCCCCACTTTTTTCAAAAGTAAACCAGGGCCCAGTTTTTCAAAAGTAATCCACTAG